A section of the Deferrivibrio essentukiensis genome encodes:
- a CDS encoding metallophosphoesterase: MRIGVISDSHDNLEHLNKIIDIFNGKQKVDLVIHCGDVCSPFAVNILNRLNCEYFGVFGNNDGEILGIQKLSNWRFSKPPILKTINNKKIIIFHEGNIVEFIDESIDYVLFGHTHTPMLKFKGEQTILNPGSLSGYVTKNSTYAIIDLLENKTEILTLESGE, from the coding sequence ATGAGAATAGGTGTAATTTCCGACTCGCACGATAACTTGGAACATTTAAACAAGATAATTGATATTTTTAATGGTAAACAAAAAGTTGACCTTGTTATACATTGCGGAGATGTTTGCTCACCTTTTGCCGTGAATATATTGAACAGACTTAATTGCGAGTATTTTGGTGTTTTCGGAAATAATGATGGTGAGATTTTGGGCATCCAAAAACTTTCAAACTGGAGATTTTCAAAACCTCCTATACTCAAAACTATTAATAATAAAAAAATTATTATATTTCACGAAGGGAACATTGTGGAATTTATTGATGAAAGCATAGATTATGTGTTGTTTGGACATACTCATACCCCGATGCTTAAATTTAAAGGGGAGCAAACTATATTAAATCCCGGAAGTCTTTCAGGCTATGTGACAAAAAATAGTACATATGCAATCATTGATTTACTTGAAAATAAAACAGAAATTCTAACATTAGAAAGCGGGGAATAG
- the lysS gene encoding lysine--tRNA ligase, with translation MDSHRFDKLNKIKSMGLNPYVSSFKVSDDNINIVDKFKDENPDKLLEEKNIVTVAGRVVAMRSFGKASFLTLRDRTGSIQVYVKKGEISDEDFEVFQSTDVGDFAGATGFVFKTKTGEITVFCSKFSLLTKTLRDLPEKFHGLKDIEKRQRQRYLDLIMNQETRDVFKIRSKIIQEIRNFFAELDFLEVETPMMHPVAGGATAKPFITHHNALDMTLYLRIAPELYLKRLVVGGFERVFEINRNFRNEGISTRHNPEFTMIEWYMAYANYHDLMDMTEKLITSLANKILNTDKITFAEKEIDLKSPWPRLTLEDAIEKYTDIKRSDINTFDKAKAVAKSKGIKVEDGWGRGKIVLEIFEAFVEDKLINPTFIIDYPKEVSPLAKSNFENPEVTERFELFIAGFEIANGFNELNDPIDQFERFEKQVEAKNRGDEEASMMDKDYVRALEYGLPPTAGEGLGVDRLVMLLTNKQSIREVILFPHLRPEEIDE, from the coding sequence ATGGATTCACATCGTTTTGACAAGCTCAATAAAATCAAATCTATGGGTTTAAACCCTTATGTAAGCAGTTTTAAGGTAAGTGATGACAACATTAATATTGTAGATAAATTTAAAGACGAAAATCCCGATAAGCTGTTAGAGGAAAAAAATATTGTAACCGTAGCGGGAAGAGTCGTAGCGATGAGAAGCTTTGGAAAGGCTTCATTTTTAACTTTGAGGGACAGAACAGGGTCAATTCAGGTTTATGTTAAAAAAGGTGAAATAAGTGACGAAGATTTTGAAGTTTTTCAAAGTACAGATGTTGGCGACTTTGCAGGTGCTACAGGGTTTGTATTTAAAACAAAAACCGGTGAAATAACCGTATTTTGCAGCAAATTTAGTCTTCTTACTAAAACCTTAAGAGATTTACCCGAAAAATTCCATGGTTTAAAAGATATCGAAAAAAGACAAAGGCAAAGATATCTTGATTTGATAATGAATCAGGAAACCAGAGATGTATTTAAGATAAGAAGTAAAATAATACAGGAAATCAGAAACTTCTTCGCGGAGCTTGATTTTCTTGAGGTGGAAACCCCTATGATGCATCCGGTTGCAGGTGGTGCTACCGCCAAACCTTTTATCACGCATCACAATGCACTCGATATGACTCTTTATCTACGAATTGCCCCTGAGCTTTATTTGAAAAGGCTTGTAGTTGGCGGATTTGAGAGAGTATTTGAAATAAACAGAAACTTTAGAAATGAAGGTATATCAACAAGACATAATCCTGAATTTACTATGATAGAATGGTATATGGCCTATGCTAACTACCACGATTTGATGGATATGACTGAAAAGTTAATTACAAGTCTTGCAAACAAAATACTTAACACGGATAAAATTACCTTTGCAGAAAAAGAGATTGACCTCAAATCACCTTGGCCAAGATTAACTCTTGAAGATGCAATTGAAAAGTATACGGATATCAAACGCAGTGACATAAACACTTTTGATAAGGCTAAAGCTGTTGCAAAATCAAAAGGGATTAAAGTAGAAGATGGATGGGGAAGAGGTAAAATAGTACTTGAGATATTTGAAGCTTTTGTAGAAGACAAGCTTATCAACCCTACTTTTATAATAGATTATCCAAAAGAGGTTTCACCGCTTGCCAAGTCTAATTTTGAAAACCCTGAAGTGACAGAAAGATTTGAGCTTTTTATAGCCGGCTTTGAAATTGCAAATGGCTTTAACGAGCTTAACGACCCTATCGATCAATTTGAACGCTTTGAAAAACAGGTGGAAGCAAAAAACAGAGGGGATGAAGAAGCAAGTATGATGGATAAAGACTATGTGAGAGCTCTTGAATATGGACTTCCGCCTACAGCAGGTGAAGGTCTTGGAGTGGATAGACTTGTAATGCTTTTAACAAATAAGCAATCTATCAGAGAGGTTATACTGTTTCCACATTTGCGTCCTGAAGAGATAGATGAGTGA
- a CDS encoding PhoH family protein, translating into MQTTKVFVIEEALVPAILGHKDKYLKYIQKSLDISVAVRGNEFNLSGDKGQVEKGLALFNNLREIVLKSNLSMSDLESAVRMVIEDTKTHISEVLTDIVKVSGRVKSVVPKTPRQKTYVQFIKDYDVVFGIGPAGTGKTYLAVAMAVNMFLNKKVSRIILTRPAVEAGERLGFLPGDIADKINPYLRPLYDALYNMMDFEKVGSLIEKGVIELAPLAFMRGRTLNDAFIILDEAQNTTVEQMKMFLTRLGFNSKAVITGDITQVDLPSDKKSGLIVVRDILKDVDGLKFVDFTKSDVIRHPLVQRIINAYEEYEAKKNGN; encoded by the coding sequence ATGCAGACTACAAAAGTGTTTGTGATAGAAGAGGCACTTGTACCGGCAATTCTTGGACATAAAGATAAGTATCTTAAGTATATTCAAAAGAGTTTGGATATATCTGTTGCGGTACGTGGTAATGAGTTTAATTTGAGCGGAGACAAAGGGCAAGTAGAGAAAGGGTTAGCCCTTTTTAATAATCTTAGGGAAATTGTATTAAAATCAAATTTGTCTATGTCAGACCTTGAAAGTGCGGTAAGGATGGTAATAGAGGACACTAAAACTCATATTTCAGAGGTATTGACTGATATTGTAAAGGTTTCCGGACGCGTTAAGAGTGTAGTGCCTAAAACACCTCGTCAAAAGACATATGTGCAATTTATAAAAGATTATGATGTAGTATTTGGAATAGGGCCTGCCGGTACGGGCAAGACTTATCTTGCTGTTGCAATGGCGGTTAATATGTTTTTAAATAAAAAGGTTAGCAGGATTATTCTTACAAGGCCTGCAGTTGAGGCCGGTGAAAGACTTGGCTTTTTGCCGGGAGATATTGCCGATAAGATTAACCCTTATTTGAGACCATTGTATGATGCCCTTTACAATATGATGGATTTTGAAAAGGTTGGCAGTCTTATTGAAAAAGGGGTGATAGAGCTTGCACCTCTTGCATTTATGAGGGGTAGGACACTTAACGATGCATTTATTATACTGGATGAAGCCCAAAATACGACCGTTGAACAGATGAAAATGTTTCTGACGAGGCTTGGCTTTAATTCAAAAGCTGTGATTACAGGGGATATTACTCAGGTAGATTTACCTTCGGATAAAAAATCGGGGCTGATAGTGGTCAGAGATATTCTAAAAGATGTGGATGGTTTAAAATTTGTGGACTTTACCAAAAGTGATGTTATAAGACATCCGTTGGTGCAAAGAATAATTAACGCTTATGAAGAGTATGAGGCTAAAAAAAATGGGAATTAA
- a CDS encoding LptF/LptG family permease — translation MNPFYKYVFKKFLYNLLVVLAFVLLLYTFFNVIQHTKYIERYNVNIFQIIYFDLLKIPYSTYQIMPIAVIISTVLTFVLLVKSNEMTGFVSIGGRTRNLSTMVVLLGLILSIATFFIGEIVSPKIELFRQKYKTEEFEKRRFVDYSKFENIWIKDNNKITYIKLLDAVNNSFIQMREYYLNDFKIIKIVEISSGKKSGKKWQLSDIKEYDLTDVPKKVNSNASKIEENKLLSELSQFDIDNPKLLSFSEISKYISVYKSKGLSTTQYEIILYNKLAHPLSIMVIILTILPVCMSFSRQYSYIKIVSKSLSLGGFYWILSASLISISKAGTLSPLIANFLPIILFTVIGFTLIFLKERGF, via the coding sequence ATGAATCCGTTTTACAAATACGTATTTAAAAAATTTTTATACAATTTATTGGTTGTCCTTGCTTTCGTCCTCTTGCTTTATACATTTTTTAATGTTATTCAGCATACAAAATATATAGAAAGATATAATGTAAACATATTTCAGATTATATATTTTGACCTTCTCAAAATCCCATATTCTACTTACCAGATAATGCCGATAGCAGTTATAATATCGACAGTGCTTACATTTGTACTGCTTGTAAAAAGTAACGAAATGACAGGATTTGTAAGTATAGGAGGAAGGACTCGAAACCTTTCAACAATGGTTGTCTTGCTCGGACTAATTTTAAGCATCGCGACATTTTTTATAGGTGAAATAGTATCGCCTAAAATTGAGTTATTTAGACAAAAATATAAAACAGAAGAATTTGAAAAAAGAAGGTTTGTTGACTACTCAAAATTTGAAAATATATGGATAAAAGATAATAATAAGATTACCTATATAAAACTGCTTGACGCAGTTAACAACAGCTTTATACAAATGAGAGAATATTATCTGAACGACTTTAAAATCATAAAGATTGTGGAAATCTCTTCCGGAAAAAAATCAGGTAAAAAATGGCAGTTATCTGATATTAAGGAATATGATCTTACGGATGTACCAAAAAAAGTAAACAGTAACGCTTCGAAGATTGAGGAAAATAAACTTTTAAGCGAACTTTCTCAGTTTGATATAGATAATCCGAAGTTATTAAGTTTCAGTGAAATATCAAAGTATATATCTGTGTATAAATCAAAAGGGTTGAGCACGACGCAATATGAAATAATTTTATATAACAAGCTAGCACACCCCTTAAGTATAATGGTTATTATTCTTACAATTTTGCCAGTATGCATGTCTTTTTCACGACAGTATTCATATATAAAAATTGTTTCCAAATCCTTGTCTCTCGGCGGATTTTATTGGATTTTAAGTGCCTCACTCATATCTATAAGCAAAGCAGGTACGCTTAGCCCGCTAATAGCTAACTTTTTACCTATCATACTTTTTACTGTTATCGGTTTTACTTTAATCTTTTTAAAAGAGCGTGGTTTTTAG
- the recO gene encoding DNA repair protein RecO — MRRVVSEGIIYKIIKYSDYSAIAFSFLKDYGKVKLFINKAFTKKKGLNKFLPGEIDFQKKDESDLNKCYGIKYDTSKSYFIENPEIFIRLNIVFNVIDILYYDEEQDETLFKYIYSLNEKNMSRWTIYVLNFILKKQGIGKSYDFCEKCGENVNKIVLHKGMFSCEKCEYDGLHLSKECTKILQKVYTQEFKELAISKEDEISILEFLLNYIESVTSKKIKGLSVLKELG, encoded by the coding sequence TTGAGAAGGGTTGTTTCTGAAGGTATCATTTATAAAATAATTAAATACTCTGATTATTCAGCTATAGCATTTTCATTTCTTAAAGATTATGGAAAAGTCAAGTTATTCATCAACAAAGCTTTTACAAAGAAAAAGGGGCTTAATAAGTTTTTGCCCGGTGAAATAGATTTTCAAAAAAAAGACGAATCCGATTTAAATAAGTGTTATGGCATTAAGTATGATACTTCTAAATCATATTTTATTGAAAATCCTGAAATATTTATTAGGCTGAATATAGTTTTTAATGTTATTGATATTCTTTATTATGATGAGGAGCAGGACGAAACTCTGTTTAAATATATTTATTCTTTAAATGAAAAAAACATGAGCAGATGGACAATATATGTATTAAATTTTATTTTAAAAAAACAGGGAATAGGCAAAAGTTACGACTTTTGTGAAAAATGTGGTGAGAATGTCAATAAAATTGTTCTTCATAAAGGTATGTTTTCGTGTGAAAAATGCGAATATGATGGTTTACATCTGAGCAAGGAGTGCACAAAGATACTGCAGAAAGTTTATACTCAGGAGTTTAAAGAGCTTGCCATCTCAAAAGAGGATGAAATATCAATTTTGGAATTTTTACTCAATTATATAGAATCGGTGACTTCAAAAAAGATTAAAGGTCTGTCTGTTTTAAAAGAGTTAGGCTAA
- the era gene encoding GTPase Era: protein MFKFGTVAIIGRPNVGKSTLLNKILGEDLSIISSKPNTTRNSIKGIKTGEDYQIVFLDTPGIHNAKDKINQLMVKQAIDGLSMVDLVYFMVTPDEIFGKEYKFITEILNKVDATKFLLINKVDAHDKKDVVKVANKVFADGVFKFVLPISALESTNVDKLLELTVEHLPEGVKLYESEEITTIPEKFLISEFIRESVFNLLKDEVPYNVVVECEEVEDRSEELLYIAASIIVNRSSQKGIIIGKRGEMLKKIGKYSREKLEAFFGVKVYLELFVKVKEDWMNRDEYLKIQGLI from the coding sequence ATGTTTAAGTTTGGTACTGTTGCTATAATTGGCAGACCTAATGTAGGCAAATCAACACTTCTCAATAAAATATTAGGAGAAGATTTATCAATTATTTCAAGTAAACCGAATACGACACGAAATTCAATCAAAGGGATAAAGACCGGTGAAGATTATCAGATTGTTTTTCTTGATACACCGGGTATTCATAATGCAAAAGACAAAATAAACCAACTTATGGTCAAGCAGGCGATTGATGGTCTTTCCATGGTGGATTTGGTATATTTTATGGTTACACCGGATGAGATTTTTGGAAAAGAATACAAGTTTATCACTGAAATACTCAATAAAGTAGATGCAACAAAGTTTTTGCTGATAAATAAGGTTGATGCCCACGATAAAAAAGATGTGGTAAAAGTGGCAAATAAAGTTTTTGCTGATGGGGTTTTTAAATTTGTGTTGCCGATTTCTGCATTGGAAAGCACAAATGTAGATAAGCTTCTTGAATTGACAGTTGAGCACCTGCCGGAAGGTGTAAAGCTTTACGAAAGTGAAGAGATAACCACTATCCCTGAAAAATTTCTCATTTCTGAGTTTATAAGAGAGAGTGTTTTTAATCTTTTAAAAGATGAGGTCCCTTATAATGTAGTTGTTGAGTGTGAAGAGGTTGAAGACAGGAGTGAAGAGCTTCTTTATATTGCAGCTTCAATTATTGTAAACAGGTCTTCTCAAAAAGGGATAATAATAGGTAAACGTGGAGAAATGCTAAAGAAAATAGGCAAGTATTCAAGAGAAAAGCTTGAGGCATTTTTTGGTGTTAAAGTATACCTTGAGCTTTTTGTCAAGGTTAAAGAGGACTGGATGAATAGGGATGAGTATCTTAAAATTCAGGGGCTGATATAA
- the leuB gene encoding 3-isopropylmalate dehydrogenase, producing the protein MYKVAVLPGDGIGPEVMNIAIKVLEKIAQKYSFKFNFEFADVGGIAIDNHGTPLPENTIKVCENADAILFGSVGGPKWENLPPEKQPERGALLPLRKHFNLFANIRPVKVFDALREACSLKDKFFPNGLDIVILRELTGGIYFGQPKSINPEKTEAVDTMRYSKPEIERIGRLAFQAARLRKSKVTSVDKANVLMTSVLWREVITKLREKEFPDVELNHMYVDNAAMQLVRNPGQFDVIVTENMFGDILSDEAAMLTGSLGMLPSASLNESGFGLYEPIGGTAPDIAGQNIANPTAQVLSAALMLRYSFKMEEAAADIENAVAKTLEAGFRTGDIYFSDEGTQKVNTTDFGDKIISFI; encoded by the coding sequence ATGTATAAAGTTGCAGTTTTGCCTGGAGATGGAATAGGCCCTGAAGTAATGAATATTGCAATAAAAGTATTGGAAAAAATTGCTCAAAAATATTCTTTTAAGTTTAATTTTGAATTTGCAGATGTGGGAGGGATTGCGATAGATAATCATGGCACCCCCCTTCCTGAAAATACCATAAAAGTTTGTGAAAATGCAGATGCTATACTTTTTGGCTCTGTAGGTGGCCCTAAGTGGGAAAATTTACCCCCGGAAAAACAGCCGGAAAGAGGAGCATTACTCCCTTTAAGAAAACATTTCAACCTTTTTGCCAATATCAGACCCGTCAAAGTATTTGACGCTCTCAGGGAAGCATGCTCTTTAAAAGATAAATTTTTTCCAAACGGTCTTGACATTGTAATACTTAGAGAGTTAACCGGCGGGATATATTTTGGCCAACCTAAATCCATAAACCCAGAAAAGACAGAGGCTGTCGATACAATGAGATATAGCAAGCCTGAAATAGAAAGAATTGGTAGGCTTGCATTTCAAGCGGCAAGACTTAGAAAAAGTAAGGTAACAAGTGTAGATAAGGCAAACGTACTCATGACAAGTGTATTATGGCGAGAAGTAATTACAAAGCTTAGAGAAAAGGAATTTCCTGATGTTGAGTTAAATCATATGTATGTCGACAATGCCGCGATGCAACTTGTCAGAAATCCCGGACAATTTGATGTTATTGTTACTGAAAATATGTTTGGGGATATTCTTAGTGACGAAGCTGCAATGCTCACCGGCTCACTTGGAATGCTCCCTTCTGCTTCCTTAAATGAAAGTGGTTTCGGGCTTTATGAGCCGATTGGAGGGACAGCACCTGATATCGCCGGGCAAAATATTGCAAACCCTACTGCTCAAGTTCTTTCTGCAGCTTTAATGTTAAGGTATTCTTTCAAAATGGAAGAAGCTGCAGCTGATATTGAAAATGCAGTAGCTAAAACTCTTGAAGCGGGATTTAGGACAGGTGATATATACTTTTCAGATGAAGGTACACAAAAGGTCAATACAACCGATTTTGGAGATAAAATAATTTCTTTTATATAA
- the ybeY gene encoding rRNA maturation RNase YbeY — protein sequence MGIKIYLTDEVESGFSESFIKEISERVLEKLQINKNLKVSVLITNDSEIQTINNEYRNIDKPTDVLSFPQFEKTEDILDDSLLGDIVISIDTLKKQANENEIDVKREAAFLIIHGFLHLLGYDHMDEKQEEVMFDLQENILKSLVDDGVIP from the coding sequence ATGGGAATTAAAATTTATTTGACTGACGAAGTTGAATCAGGTTTTTCGGAAAGTTTTATAAAAGAGATATCTGAGAGGGTGCTTGAGAAATTGCAAATTAACAAAAATCTGAAAGTTTCTGTCTTAATAACAAATGACAGTGAAATACAAACTATTAATAATGAGTATCGCAATATTGATAAGCCTACGGACGTTTTGTCATTTCCTCAATTTGAGAAAACAGAAGATATTTTGGATGATTCGTTGTTAGGGGATATAGTAATTTCAATAGATACCTTAAAAAAGCAGGCCAATGAGAATGAAATAGATGTAAAGCGTGAGGCTGCATTTTTGATAATTCACGGCTTTTTGCACCTTTTGGGGTATGACCATATGGATGAGAAACAGGAAGAGGTGATGTTTGATTTGCAGGAAAATATATTAAAATCTTTGGTGGATGATGGAGTTATTCCGTAG
- a CDS encoding hemolysin family protein, which translates to MDSLLGELITIGVCIIFSGFFSSSETALTSLSELKVKHLLQEKGEKAKDLELWLMHPNKVLNTILIGNNIVNIFGSVLAAEVSSKIFGSNAIAIATGIMTFLVIIFGEIAPKTFAKHNAESLSLFVIKILKIFYFLFYPISFALNKLVKMIIKLSGGNVEHNGPKITEDEIEFLISVGEKEGVLENQKKEMLHNIFEISDTLAKEVMVPRTDLVAIKYGTGIDEILNILAKTEYSRIPVYDGKMDNILGILYVKDLLKYVNEDIKKLDIKTILRKPYFVPSTKRIDDLLREFQLHRIHFAIVVDEYGGVDGIVTLEDILEEIVGEIRDEYDKDEKDEIIQVDENIYEVDPKIDIDDFNKFFGLKAEDDLDYETLGGLIFDLSGRIPEIGDVFSIGNLELLVKEREGRRIKKVIVKVIKNNKSEEQKNV; encoded by the coding sequence TTGGATAGTCTGTTAGGTGAACTGATTACCATCGGAGTATGTATAATTTTTTCAGGATTTTTTTCTTCTTCGGAAACTGCGCTTACTTCTTTAAGTGAATTAAAGGTCAAGCATTTGCTTCAGGAGAAGGGGGAAAAGGCTAAAGATTTGGAACTTTGGCTTATGCATCCTAACAAAGTGCTGAATACTATTTTAATTGGTAATAATATTGTAAATATTTTTGGCTCTGTTTTGGCAGCCGAAGTTTCAAGTAAGATTTTTGGTAGCAATGCAATTGCTATTGCAACTGGTATAATGACATTTTTAGTAATTATTTTTGGTGAAATTGCTCCTAAAACATTTGCAAAACACAATGCAGAATCATTGTCATTATTTGTTATTAAAATACTCAAAATCTTTTATTTTTTATTTTATCCTATATCTTTTGCTTTAAATAAGCTTGTAAAAATGATTATTAAGCTAAGTGGTGGAAATGTTGAGCACAATGGCCCTAAAATTACTGAGGATGAAATAGAATTTTTGATTTCTGTGGGTGAAAAAGAAGGTGTGCTTGAAAATCAGAAGAAGGAGATGCTTCACAACATTTTTGAGATAAGTGACACTTTGGCAAAAGAGGTTATGGTCCCAAGGACAGACCTTGTTGCTATAAAGTATGGCACAGGTATAGATGAAATTTTAAATATTTTGGCTAAGACTGAATATTCAAGAATCCCTGTCTACGATGGAAAGATGGATAATATTCTTGGTATTCTTTATGTGAAAGACTTACTCAAATATGTTAATGAAGATATTAAAAAACTTGATATTAAGACTATACTCAGAAAACCTTATTTTGTGCCTTCTACAAAGAGAATTGACGACTTGTTAAGAGAGTTTCAGCTTCATAGAATTCACTTTGCCATAGTTGTGGATGAATATGGTGGCGTTGATGGTATTGTGACATTGGAAGATATATTAGAAGAAATTGTTGGTGAAATAAGGGATGAGTATGACAAAGATGAAAAGGACGAGATAATTCAGGTGGATGAAAATATATATGAAGTGGACCCAAAAATTGACATTGATGATTTTAATAAATTTTTTGGTCTGAAAGCTGAAGATGATTTGGATTATGAAACTTTAGGTGGACTTATATTCGACCTTAGTGGCAGAATTCCTGAAATAGGTGATGTTTTTAGTATTGGTAATCTTGAGCTTCTTGTTAAAGAGAGGGAAGGTAGAAGGATAAAAAAAGTGATTGTAAAAGTTATAAAGAATAATAAGTCTGAAGAGCAAAAAAATGTTTAA
- a CDS encoding diacylglycerol kinase gives MKSDSWSKSISVAIEGILYAVKSERNLKIHILISIAVLIIALFLNITPLEYIILAITITLVISFELFNTAIEKITDAIFKERCEEAKRIKDIAAGAVLMAAFGAVYIGYFTVFKRLKDNTHLLLKDTPDFSEHVAIVSIAIVVFLVVLIKSYFNKGEPLHGGMPSGHAAVSFSVLVSVIFISKNFVLNVLVLLLSLLISISRVQMKVHTVGEVIFGGALGAFTTFILYKIFS, from the coding sequence ATGAAATCGGATAGTTGGTCGAAAAGTATAAGTGTTGCCATAGAAGGCATACTATATGCCGTTAAAAGCGAAAGAAATTTAAAAATACACATTCTGATTTCTATTGCTGTTTTAATTATTGCACTTTTTTTGAATATTACCCCTCTTGAGTATATTATATTAGCTATTACAATAACTTTAGTTATCTCATTTGAGCTTTTTAATACCGCTATAGAAAAGATTACCGATGCTATATTTAAAGAAAGGTGCGAAGAGGCAAAGAGAATTAAGGATATTGCGGCAGGCGCCGTGCTTATGGCCGCATTTGGTGCGGTTTATATTGGGTATTTTACGGTATTTAAAAGATTAAAGGATAACACACACCTGTTATTAAAGGATACTCCCGATTTTTCTGAGCATGTAGCTATTGTTTCTATCGCAATTGTTGTTTTTCTCGTGGTTTTAATTAAAAGTTATTTTAATAAAGGTGAGCCATTGCACGGGGGGATGCCGTCCGGTCATGCAGCGGTTTCTTTTTCCGTACTTGTTTCGGTTATTTTTATCTCTAAAAATTTTGTGTTGAACGTATTGGTATTGCTTTTAAGTTTGTTAATAAGTATTTCAAGAGTTCAGATGAAAGTACACACAGTCGGTGAAGTTATTTTCGGAGGAGCTTTGGGTGCATTTACAACTTTTATATTATATAAAATTTTCTCGTGA
- a CDS encoding GGDEF domain-containing protein: MSDIKSYYCINDENLREVLKKILNNDIAELGSHKVHHHVLFIEEGCISYEKIKILSEENIILFFTSEETKEFPKNSNILLLEKKRFIKEAEFCSKFILFIVDFYENIILKLNEYEDKIFGLAISSVDMLERHENLYEQIAKDGLTGLYNHTAFQDRLSKLFRSYKHNKTTFSVAMLDLDFFKKVNDTYGHLKGDEVLKQFADIIKKCVRKNDFPARYGGEEFAIIFSDINKFEAEAIIDRLREKFKKIKFKSDSGSFGVTFSAGLAEVNESMDTPSEITNAADTALYYSKRSGRNKTTLA; encoded by the coding sequence ATGAGTGATATAAAAAGTTATTATTGTATTAATGATGAAAACTTAAGAGAAGTTTTAAAAAAAATATTAAATAATGATATTGCGGAGTTAGGTAGTCATAAAGTACATCATCACGTTTTATTTATTGAAGAAGGGTGTATTTCCTATGAAAAAATTAAAATTTTATCCGAAGAAAATATAATTTTGTTTTTTACTAGTGAAGAAACTAAAGAGTTTCCAAAGAATTCTAATATTTTACTCCTTGAAAAAAAACGATTCATTAAAGAGGCAGAGTTTTGTAGTAAATTTATTCTCTTTATTGTAGACTTTTATGAAAATATAATTTTGAAACTTAATGAATATGAAGATAAGATTTTTGGATTAGCTATATCTTCAGTTGATATGCTTGAAAGGCATGAAAATTTATATGAGCAGATAGCTAAAGATGGGTTAACAGGACTTTATAATCATACTGCCTTTCAAGACCGATTAAGCAAACTATTTAGAAGCTATAAACACAATAAGACTACTTTTAGCGTTGCTATGTTAGATTTGGATTTTTTTAAAAAGGTAAATGATACTTATGGCCATTTAAAAGGGGATGAGGTTTTAAAACAGTTTGCTGATATAATCAAAAAGTGTGTTAGAAAAAATGATTTCCCTGCAAGGTATGGTGGGGAAGAGTTTGCTATCATTTTTAGTGATATTAATAAATTTGAAGCAGAAGCTATTATTGATAGATTAAGAGAAAAGTTTAAGAAAATAAAATTTAAGTCAGATTCAGGTAGTTTTGGTGTTACCTTTAGTGCTGGGCTTGCTGAGGTTAATGAATCAATGGATACTCCATCTGAGATTACTAATGCTGCTGATACCGCACTATACTATAGTAAAAGAAGTGGCAGAAACAAGACTACGTTAGCCTAA